The following coding sequences lie in one Pseudomonas svalbardensis genomic window:
- a CDS encoding TonB-dependent receptor, whose product MNFKKNTIALAVGSAVCLANSAWAAEQSNTMEIAPITVTGEKINRTLEKTQSSVVVVTGKQLREKEDHDLVDVFARTPGVYNQSGNENWGIRGVPVSGFEDQGPATLNGAVSVFVDGAVQPNRALTLSPMPLWDVEQVEVFLGPQSTTQGRNSLAGAVVIQTKNPTFEPSLSLQGNMGNYGESGGALAGGGAIVDDKIAGRIAVDYQDGDGYIDNIALDNDANPTRTYNARGKLLILPNDDLDVLLTYAHGESRKGDNSVMRENGKVRYYDVSSDTKAFDKLEQDTVSAKVDYRLDDNWSITSLTANTRSDYDARLDFDQTADANEVVLRKQDGDLFNQELRLNYTGDTVKSFMGVYYGHNTNNFHDRLLFDNELVGTVKGDTTIENKAVFGEINWTFAPRWTLITGLRYDHEKNDTDIEQDDFSSSGKTSKSFDAVLPKLGIDYELAANQYVGFMVQKGYRGGGVNVRTGTGHEAYDPEYTTNYELSYRGSFFDQTLRTRANLYYTDWKDQQVSVLDQNTEFVHVFNAGRSDIKGLEVSLEKDFTEQLTLTAGASVTDGKYKDFVTGDGRDMSGEDFLYSPKYKMSLGSTYRWNDRLTLNTDVIYQSTSPSEYDFDDAGQVTDERKSDAYWLANFNAEYKITKNIAVSGYVKNAFDKEYITNNRSGDIIDVGAPRTVGLVLRYDM is encoded by the coding sequence GTGAATTTCAAAAAGAACACAATTGCGTTGGCTGTGGGTTCGGCGGTCTGCCTGGCTAACAGCGCATGGGCGGCCGAGCAGTCGAACACAATGGAGATCGCTCCGATCACGGTGACGGGTGAAAAGATCAACCGCACCCTGGAGAAAACCCAGTCGAGTGTCGTTGTGGTGACCGGCAAGCAACTGCGCGAGAAAGAGGACCACGACCTGGTTGATGTGTTCGCCCGTACGCCGGGTGTCTACAACCAGTCCGGCAACGAAAACTGGGGTATTCGAGGCGTGCCGGTATCCGGTTTCGAAGACCAGGGCCCGGCCACGCTCAACGGTGCGGTTTCGGTGTTCGTCGACGGCGCCGTGCAACCGAACCGCGCACTGACCCTCAGCCCGATGCCGCTGTGGGACGTCGAGCAGGTCGAAGTGTTCCTCGGTCCGCAGTCCACTACCCAGGGCCGCAACTCGCTGGCCGGTGCGGTCGTCATCCAGACCAAGAACCCGACTTTCGAACCGAGCCTTTCATTACAGGGCAACATGGGCAACTACGGTGAGAGCGGTGGGGCGCTTGCTGGTGGTGGCGCGATCGTCGATGACAAGATCGCCGGTCGTATCGCCGTGGATTACCAGGACGGTGACGGTTACATCGACAACATCGCACTCGATAATGATGCCAACCCGACCCGCACCTACAATGCCCGTGGCAAGCTGCTGATCCTGCCGAACGACGATCTGGATGTGCTGCTGACTTACGCCCACGGTGAAAGCCGCAAGGGCGATAACTCGGTCATGCGCGAAAACGGCAAGGTCCGCTATTACGACGTGTCGTCCGACACCAAGGCTTTCGACAAACTCGAACAAGACACCGTCAGCGCCAAGGTGGATTACCGCCTGGACGACAACTGGTCCATAACCAGCCTCACCGCCAATACCCGTTCGGACTACGACGCCCGCCTGGACTTCGACCAGACAGCCGATGCCAACGAGGTCGTTCTGCGCAAGCAGGATGGTGACCTGTTCAATCAGGAGCTGCGCCTGAACTACACCGGTGACACGGTGAAGAGCTTCATGGGTGTCTACTACGGCCACAACACCAACAACTTCCACGACCGGTTGTTGTTTGACAACGAACTGGTCGGCACCGTCAAGGGCGATACGACGATAGAAAACAAGGCGGTGTTCGGTGAAATCAACTGGACGTTCGCCCCGCGCTGGACACTGATCACCGGGCTGCGCTACGACCACGAGAAGAACGACACCGATATCGAACAGGATGACTTCTCCTCCTCGGGCAAAACCAGCAAGTCGTTCGATGCCGTATTGCCGAAGCTGGGTATCGACTATGAACTGGCTGCCAATCAGTACGTAGGCTTTATGGTGCAGAAAGGCTATCGCGGCGGTGGCGTCAACGTTCGTACCGGTACCGGTCACGAAGCTTACGATCCGGAGTACACCACCAACTACGAGCTGTCCTACCGAGGCTCGTTCTTCGACCAGACCCTGCGTACCCGCGCCAACCTGTACTACACCGACTGGAAAGACCAGCAGGTCAGTGTGCTGGATCAGAACACCGAGTTCGTTCACGTGTTCAACGCCGGACGCAGTGACATCAAGGGCCTGGAAGTCTCCCTCGAGAAGGACTTCACCGAACAGCTGACCCTGACGGCCGGTGCCTCCGTTACCGATGGCAAGTACAAGGACTTCGTCACGGGCGATGGCAGGGACATGAGTGGCGAGGACTTCCTCTATTCGCCCAAGTACAAGATGTCGCTGGGCAGTACCTATCGCTGGAATGACCGGTTGACCCTGAACACCGACGTCATTTACCAGAGCACCTCGCCGTCGGAGTACGATTTCGATGACGCGGGTCAAGTCACTGATGAGCGCAAGAGCGACGCTTACTGGCTGGCCAACTTCAACGCCGAGTACAAGATCACCAAGAACATCGCCGTATCCGGTTACGTGAAAAACGCCTTCGACAAGGAATACATCACCAACAACCGCAGCGGCGACATCATCGATGTCGGTGCCCCGCGCACTGTGGGTCTGGTTCTGCGTTACGACATGTAA
- a CDS encoding efflux RND transporter periplasmic adaptor subunit, which translates to MRKALATIKPTWVLATVLALNGCGAQDQSAEHSTSPPQVKTLTVQPRPFAMTSDLPGRIEPVRIAEVRARIAGVVLTRHFEEGSDVKAGQLLFSIDPAPLKSALMRVEGALAKTEADVYRANAHVQRYKQLVEINAVSPQVFDDAVSDLKSAKANRLAAQADVATARLNLGYCQVRAPISGRIGRALVSEGALVGQDEATQMARIQQLDPIYADFTQSVDQIVALQQAVASGRLTLTGAGAAQVSIQLGSPTQTRQGKLMFSDISVDRSTGQVTLRGEFPNPDSVLLPGMYVRVVAPAGIDPQALFVPQQAVQRGVDGQARLMLVDSQGVVRERVVSTGAMLGSDWQITQGLVAGEQVVVERADKLSVGTRVNIITSAEQQAHN; encoded by the coding sequence ATGCGTAAGGCTTTAGCGACGATAAAACCGACGTGGGTGCTGGCGACCGTATTGGCATTGAACGGCTGTGGAGCACAGGATCAGTCCGCTGAACACAGTACGTCGCCGCCGCAGGTCAAGACGCTCACCGTGCAACCCCGACCGTTTGCCATGACCTCAGACCTGCCTGGCCGAATCGAACCGGTGCGCATCGCCGAGGTGCGCGCACGAATTGCCGGTGTTGTGTTGACCCGTCATTTTGAAGAGGGCAGCGACGTCAAGGCTGGTCAACTGCTTTTCAGCATCGACCCGGCACCACTGAAGTCCGCCTTGATGCGGGTCGAAGGCGCCCTGGCCAAGACTGAGGCGGATGTCTATCGCGCCAACGCTCACGTACAGCGCTACAAACAACTGGTGGAAATCAACGCTGTCAGCCCTCAGGTATTCGACGACGCGGTCTCTGATCTCAAGAGCGCCAAGGCTAACCGCCTGGCCGCTCAAGCCGATGTGGCGACCGCCCGACTCAACCTCGGTTACTGTCAGGTGCGAGCGCCGATCAGTGGCCGTATCGGCCGCGCCCTGGTCAGCGAGGGCGCACTGGTAGGCCAGGACGAAGCCACGCAAATGGCGCGGATTCAGCAACTGGACCCGATTTACGCCGACTTTACCCAGTCCGTCGATCAGATCGTGGCCTTGCAGCAAGCCGTCGCCAGTGGTCGGTTGACCCTGACTGGAGCGGGCGCAGCGCAGGTGTCAATACAACTTGGCAGCCCGACACAAACCCGACAAGGCAAGCTGATGTTCTCCGATATTTCGGTCGATCGAAGCACCGGGCAAGTCACCTTGCGCGGCGAGTTTCCTAATCCGGACAGCGTACTTCTGCCTGGCATGTATGTGCGGGTCGTAGCGCCGGCGGGGATCGACCCGCAAGCGTTGTTCGTGCCGCAGCAAGCGGTGCAGCGTGGTGTCGACGGCCAGGCCAGGTTAATGCTGGTGGACTCCCAGGGGGTGGTGCGCGAACGCGTGGTCAGCACCGGCGCGATGCTTGGTTCCGACTGGCAGATCACTCAGGGACTAGTGGCCGGCGAGCAAGTGGTGGTCGAGCGCGCCGACAAGCTCAGTGTCGGCACCAGGGTCAACATAATCACCTCGGCCGAACAGCAGGCCCATAACTGA
- a CDS encoding TauD/TfdA family dioxygenase, with protein sequence MTSIEHLSGRSESFSIAPAEGNEPLLPVLVQAAPGQSIHDLDASVRNTLPQALTTIGGVLFRGFTVATPIDFKRFAASFGAPLASYEFGSTPRSKVFAGVYSSTEYPAHQFIPLHNEQAYTRPWPSRIWFHCIKASETGGETPIADSRLIYQRMPAEIRELFASRELLYVRNYSGALDLPWQKVFNTEDRAQVERYCRDNDIEWEWKADGDLRTRQRCAAVLQHPDTGEWVWFNQAHLFHVSAIEPGVRASLLAAVGEENLPRHVYFGNGSVIPDEVLDTVREVYRQTAISFPWQPGDVLMLDNRLVAHGRNPYTGDRKVIVAMA encoded by the coding sequence ATGACCTCAATCGAACACCTGAGCGGGCGTTCCGAGTCTTTCTCCATTGCTCCAGCGGAAGGCAACGAGCCGTTGTTACCCGTGCTGGTGCAGGCGGCGCCAGGACAGTCAATTCATGATCTCGATGCGTCGGTTCGCAACACGTTGCCCCAGGCACTGACCACCATTGGCGGCGTGCTGTTTCGAGGATTCACCGTCGCCACGCCTATCGACTTCAAGCGCTTCGCCGCCAGTTTCGGCGCACCGCTGGCCAGCTACGAATTCGGTTCCACGCCACGCAGCAAAGTCTTCGCCGGGGTCTATAGCTCTACCGAATACCCGGCCCATCAATTCATTCCTTTGCACAACGAGCAGGCCTACACCCGACCGTGGCCTTCGCGCATCTGGTTCCACTGCATCAAGGCCAGTGAGACCGGTGGCGAAACACCGATTGCCGACAGCCGCCTGATCTACCAGCGCATGCCCGCCGAGATCCGCGAACTGTTTGCCAGTCGCGAGCTGCTTTATGTACGTAACTACAGCGGCGCGCTGGATCTGCCGTGGCAGAAAGTGTTCAACACCGAAGACCGTGCCCAGGTCGAGCGCTATTGCCGGGACAACGACATCGAGTGGGAATGGAAAGCCGATGGCGACCTGCGCACCCGTCAGCGTTGCGCCGCCGTGCTGCAGCATCCCGATACCGGTGAGTGGGTCTGGTTCAATCAGGCGCACTTGTTTCATGTCTCGGCCATCGAGCCGGGCGTGCGCGCCAGCTTGCTGGCCGCGGTGGGGGAAGAGAACCTGCCCCGCCACGTCTACTTCGGCAACGGCTCGGTGATTCCCGATGAGGTGCTCGACACCGTGCGCGAGGTCTATCGCCAGACCGCCATCAGTTTCCCCTGGCAACCCGGCGACGTCCTGATGCTCGACAATCGACTGGTCGCACACGGCCGAAATCCTTACACCGGTGACCGCAAAGTCATCGTTGCCATGGCGTGA
- a CDS encoding condensation domain-containing protein, giving the protein MFSFNHWIEVLEANAQHFPQRAALHFLPDGVEIGETLTFAQLHEQSQSLAAALQSRYASGDRVLLMLPSSLDYARAFCACLYAGLIAVPLFPPPSRKPRHLDRVRNVVVDAQPALILAPEEHCQGLLELVEGKVDVSTVQDLGLPPVSEWMRPDVDGATVAFLQYTSGSTGTPKGVEVRQRNLIANVELMRQAYGFDEHGGMVNWLPLYHDMGLIGGMLAPLYSGMPCYLMASQTFVNAPSTWLQALSRYRATASFAPNFAYALCNRVVSDNLIAQLDLSAWQHAINGAEPIHPGTLEAFAQRFAACGLNPLAISPGYGQAEATLCVSATPADALPVVLRLDKAVLETGRVALAVTDAAAVEFVACGYPQALHDIAIADPQSHERCADDRIGEVWLRGPSNAEAYWKKPEASREAFEARIVGEPGHYLRSGDLGFMHEGQVVICGRLKDLLILNGRNLYPHDIEFAITDSEPGIRTGRIAAFSEMDPLLGREKLVIVAEPQRKFVDPAHHPALFASMQNAVREAADCGIDQIVLVEAGTIPMTTSGKIARQGARKQLAAGTLSIIAQSGGQLASSNDTIDLIQLRHRVGNAPHLAQTACRQWLEQTLREVNPYLAADFELSLIGLGLDSISVADFAARLHKDLGWNLDIQSLFGEKTLAEWALALQVYLSDSAPAPSVSSTRANFSRSRQSFAQSRLWFLRQLNPDNTRHNLVLHLSLQGSLNIETLALRLNTLVNRHSVLRTVYRDGVNGPQQQVLPASAVPLTLHDLRNRSEPQQQQALHDCLANEHATPVELETGPLLRAQLFSRNDERHDLLLTLHHIAFDGRSAQVLLAELAGVTDTDQPVQYLDFAHWEAEHWSAQRIAAEQDFWREHLAHVPQTLDLGGSGQTQGEHSLNFTVPQAICEHLAAMAREHGMTLFMLLLTSYQLVLKQLSGQEQFLLGTDVSGRPLAEHNDVIGFFVNQLTLRCDLRGEPTLAGFLERVRDGARQAYAHQGLPFDLAVSALAPERRPGHSPLFQVKLNYQPSRVTPTDIAGAHMAALDVAQAPGDFHLVLDLVHGAEGIDATLKYRGDCFDQDRALRLQHLWTRLLGETRNLLDEPLPALVERLDAWDQTFQRERQQSQALAGRSQLMQTKRRSLTL; this is encoded by the coding sequence ATGTTCTCATTCAATCACTGGATCGAAGTGCTGGAGGCCAATGCCCAGCACTTCCCGCAGCGTGCTGCCCTGCACTTCTTGCCGGACGGCGTCGAGATCGGCGAAACCCTGACCTTTGCCCAACTGCACGAGCAGTCCCAATCCCTGGCGGCCGCGCTGCAATCGCGCTATGCGTCAGGCGATCGTGTGCTGTTGATGTTGCCCAGCAGCCTCGACTACGCCCGTGCGTTCTGCGCGTGTTTATATGCCGGCCTGATCGCCGTGCCGTTGTTCCCACCACCGTCGCGCAAACCGCGCCACCTGGATCGCGTGCGCAACGTGGTGGTGGATGCACAGCCGGCACTGATTCTGGCACCGGAGGAACATTGCCAGGGTTTGCTGGAACTGGTGGAAGGCAAGGTCGACGTGTCGACCGTCCAGGACCTCGGTCTGCCGCCGGTCAGTGAATGGATGCGTCCGGATGTCGACGGTGCGACCGTTGCCTTCCTGCAATACACCTCAGGCTCCACCGGCACACCCAAAGGCGTTGAAGTGCGTCAGCGCAACCTGATCGCCAACGTCGAACTGATGCGCCAGGCCTATGGTTTCGATGAGCATGGCGGGATGGTCAACTGGCTGCCGCTGTACCACGACATGGGTTTGATCGGTGGCATGCTGGCCCCGCTTTACAGCGGTATGCCCTGCTACCTGATGGCTTCACAGACTTTCGTCAACGCGCCGTCGACCTGGCTTCAGGCGTTGAGCCGCTACCGCGCCACCGCCAGTTTTGCCCCCAACTTCGCCTATGCCCTGTGCAATCGGGTGGTCAGCGACAACCTGATTGCCCAGCTCGACTTGAGTGCCTGGCAACACGCAATCAACGGCGCCGAGCCGATCCACCCCGGCACCCTTGAAGCCTTTGCCCAGCGCTTTGCCGCTTGCGGCCTCAACCCTTTGGCCATCAGCCCCGGTTATGGCCAGGCCGAAGCCACGCTGTGTGTCAGCGCCACGCCAGCCGACGCGCTGCCGGTGGTGCTTCGCTTGGATAAAGCAGTGCTGGAAACCGGTCGTGTTGCTCTGGCGGTCACCGATGCCGCCGCCGTGGAATTCGTCGCCTGCGGTTACCCGCAGGCCTTGCATGACATTGCCATTGCTGATCCTCAGAGTCACGAGCGCTGCGCCGATGACCGCATTGGCGAAGTCTGGCTGAGGGGCCCGAGCAACGCCGAAGCCTATTGGAAAAAACCAGAAGCCAGTCGCGAAGCCTTTGAAGCACGCATTGTCGGCGAGCCGGGCCATTACCTGCGTTCCGGCGACCTGGGCTTCATGCACGAAGGTCAGGTGGTGATCTGCGGGCGTCTCAAGGACTTGCTGATTCTCAACGGACGCAACCTGTACCCCCACGACATCGAATTCGCCATTACCGATTCCGAGCCGGGCATTCGTACCGGGCGCATCGCCGCGTTTTCGGAAATGGACCCACTGCTGGGCCGCGAGAAACTGGTGATCGTCGCCGAGCCACAACGCAAGTTCGTCGACCCGGCGCATCATCCTGCGCTGTTTGCATCGATGCAAAACGCCGTACGCGAAGCCGCCGACTGCGGCATCGATCAGATTGTGCTGGTAGAAGCCGGCACCATCCCGATGACCACCAGCGGCAAGATCGCCCGTCAAGGCGCGCGCAAACAACTGGCCGCAGGCACGTTGAGCATCATCGCCCAGAGCGGTGGGCAGCTCGCCTCGAGCAACGACACCATCGACCTCATTCAACTAAGGCATCGGGTCGGCAATGCGCCACATCTCGCGCAAACCGCGTGCCGCCAATGGCTGGAGCAAACCCTGCGCGAGGTCAATCCGTACCTCGCGGCAGACTTCGAACTCAGCCTGATCGGACTGGGCCTGGACTCCATCAGCGTGGCCGACTTCGCCGCCCGACTGCACAAGGATCTGGGCTGGAACCTCGATATTCAAAGTCTGTTCGGTGAAAAGACCCTGGCAGAATGGGCGCTGGCCTTGCAGGTATACCTGAGCGATTCGGCCCCGGCGCCCAGCGTCTCGAGCACCCGTGCAAACTTCAGCCGAAGTCGCCAATCCTTCGCCCAAAGCCGCCTGTGGTTCTTGCGTCAACTGAACCCCGACAACACTCGGCATAACCTGGTGTTGCACCTGAGCCTGCAAGGCTCTCTGAATATCGAGACCCTGGCGCTACGGCTGAACACGCTGGTCAACCGTCACAGCGTATTGCGTACGGTGTATCGCGACGGGGTCAATGGCCCGCAGCAACAGGTGTTGCCGGCCAGCGCCGTGCCACTGACCTTGCACGACCTGCGTAACCGGAGCGAGCCGCAGCAACAGCAAGCACTCCACGATTGTCTGGCCAATGAACACGCCACGCCGGTTGAACTGGAAACCGGCCCGCTGCTGCGCGCGCAACTGTTCAGCCGCAACGACGAGAGACACGACCTGCTGCTGACCCTGCATCACATCGCTTTCGACGGCCGCTCGGCGCAAGTGTTGCTGGCGGAACTAGCCGGTGTCACCGACACCGACCAACCAGTGCAGTACCTGGATTTCGCCCACTGGGAAGCCGAACACTGGAGCGCACAACGTATAGCTGCCGAACAGGACTTCTGGCGTGAGCATCTGGCGCATGTGCCTCAAACCCTCGACCTGGGTGGCAGCGGCCAGACTCAAGGCGAGCACAGCCTGAACTTCACCGTGCCTCAGGCCATCTGCGAACACCTCGCAGCCATGGCCCGCGAACACGGCATGACGCTGTTCATGCTGTTGCTGACCAGCTATCAACTGGTGCTCAAGCAATTGAGTGGCCAGGAGCAATTTCTGCTGGGTACCGATGTCAGCGGCCGGCCGTTGGCGGAACACAACGACGTCATCGGTTTCTTCGTCAACCAATTGACCCTGCGCTGCGACCTGCGCGGTGAGCCGACCCTGGCTGGTTTTCTTGAGCGGGTCCGCGATGGCGCGCGGCAGGCCTACGCCCATCAGGGCCTGCCTTTCGATCTGGCGGTGTCGGCACTGGCACCGGAGCGCCGTCCCGGTCACTCGCCGCTGTTCCAGGTCAAGCTCAACTATCAACCGTCGCGTGTAACACCGACCGATATCGCCGGGGCGCACATGGCCGCGCTGGACGTGGCGCAGGCACCGGGCGATTTCCACCTGGTGCTCGATCTGGTGCATGGCGCCGAAGGCATCGACGCAACCCTCAAATACCGCGGCGACTGCTTCGATCAGGATCGCGCCTTGCGCCTGCAACATCTGTGGACGCGTCTGTTGGGCGAAACCCGCAACCTACTGGACGAGCCGCTGCCGGCACTGGTCGAACGCCTCGACGCATGGGATCAAACGTTTCAGCGCGAACGCCAGCAGTCCCAAGCCCTGGCCGGGCGCAGCCAGCTGATGCAAACCAAACGTCGCTCCTTGACCCTTTAA
- a CDS encoding diaminobutyrate--2-oxoglutarate transaminase, whose translation MSAFSNVTSGGAQQLRLLHTGLSSPYCLDPTPMLERQQQQESNARSYPRRIPLVLERAHGIYVQDSRGQVFVDCLAGAGTLALGHNHPVIIEAITQVMAAGVPMHTLDLMTPVKDAFVQEIFGCLPTEFARNARIQFCGPSGADAVEAALKLTRTATGRHSVLAFEGAYHGMTLGTLAISGNLSPKNALGALMPGVQRLPFPHDYRCPFGVAGDQGVMLNVRYLEHLLNDPESGVTAPAAMILEPIQGEGGVIAAPDRWLQELRRLTKAHGIPLIVDEIQCGIARSGRMFGFEQSGITPDVITLSKAIGGGLPLSVMVYNDSLDVWQPGAHAGTFRGNQLAMAAGTATLRFIRDQGLVAHAETAGAHLCKQLQMLQSEFAWIGDVRGRGLMLGMEIVDPQGALDVQGHPPVDAVRAKAFQQACLKHGLIVELGGRHGATVRFLPPLIITEQEIDFVAQILFQAASSINERSTR comes from the coding sequence ATGAGTGCTTTTTCGAATGTCACGTCGGGTGGCGCGCAACAGCTACGCCTGTTGCACACCGGTCTGTCGAGTCCTTACTGCCTTGATCCGACGCCGATGCTGGAGCGCCAGCAACAGCAGGAATCCAACGCCCGCAGTTACCCTCGGCGCATTCCGCTTGTGCTCGAACGAGCCCATGGTATTTATGTGCAGGACAGTCGCGGACAAGTGTTCGTCGATTGCCTGGCCGGTGCCGGCACCCTGGCGCTGGGTCATAACCACCCGGTGATTATCGAAGCCATCACTCAGGTCATGGCGGCCGGTGTGCCCATGCACACTCTGGACCTCATGACGCCGGTGAAGGATGCATTCGTACAGGAAATTTTTGGCTGTCTGCCTACAGAATTCGCGCGCAATGCGCGCATCCAGTTTTGCGGCCCAAGCGGGGCCGACGCGGTCGAAGCAGCGCTGAAACTGACTCGCACCGCCACCGGACGCCATTCGGTGCTGGCGTTTGAAGGGGCTTACCACGGTATGACCCTAGGGACACTGGCGATCAGCGGTAACCTGTCGCCGAAGAATGCCCTCGGCGCCTTGATGCCAGGTGTTCAGCGCCTGCCGTTCCCCCACGATTACCGTTGCCCATTCGGTGTGGCCGGTGATCAGGGTGTGATGTTGAACGTGCGTTACCTCGAGCATTTGCTCAACGACCCGGAAAGCGGTGTCACCGCACCGGCAGCAATGATTCTGGAGCCGATCCAGGGCGAGGGCGGGGTGATTGCCGCGCCGGACCGCTGGCTTCAGGAGCTTCGTCGATTGACCAAGGCCCACGGAATTCCGTTGATCGTCGACGAGATCCAGTGCGGCATCGCCCGCAGCGGCAGGATGTTCGGCTTTGAGCAATCGGGTATCACGCCTGACGTCATTACCTTGTCCAAAGCCATCGGTGGCGGTCTGCCGCTGTCGGTCATGGTCTACAACGATTCGCTGGATGTCTGGCAGCCGGGTGCCCACGCCGGCACGTTCCGTGGCAATCAACTGGCAATGGCCGCGGGCACCGCGACCTTGCGTTTCATCCGCGATCAAGGCTTGGTGGCACACGCCGAAACCGCTGGCGCGCATCTGTGTAAGCAGTTACAGATGCTGCAAAGCGAATTCGCCTGGATTGGCGATGTTCGCGGTCGTGGTTTAATGCTCGGCATGGAAATCGTCGACCCGCAAGGCGCCCTCGACGTACAGGGTCACCCGCCGGTAGACGCGGTCCGGGCCAAGGCCTTCCAGCAGGCTTGCCTGAAACACGGTTTGATCGTCGAGCTCGGCGGACGCCACGGTGCGACCGTCCGCTTCTTGCCGCCGCTGATCATCACCGAACAGGAAATCGATTTCGTCGCACAAATCCTGTTCCAGGCAGCGAGCTCGATCAATGAGCGCTCCACGCGTTAA